Proteins encoded by one window of Geobacter sp. DSM 9736:
- a CDS encoding SHOCT domain-containing protein, whose amino-acid sequence MKKLVMLLIMASTSIAGCARDSGVVLARDSKSLFDDAVCSFETKTLAEDTSGSEQYRVYQQGATGFVPPSVVREEVYRQALKYCENTGKALKILKETAPPYQYGCYPKAELIFVCLPKSNSPGSEDLLYTRLTNLKKLLDNGTITKEEFEQQKERIFKQ is encoded by the coding sequence ATGAAAAAATTGGTTATGCTTTTGATTATGGCGTCAACGTCAATCGCAGGTTGTGCAAGAGATTCAGGAGTCGTTCTAGCGAGAGACAGTAAGTCTTTATTTGATGATGCTGTTTGCTCATTTGAAACTAAAACACTCGCAGAGGATACAAGTGGTAGTGAGCAGTACAGAGTTTATCAGCAAGGAGCAACTGGCTTTGTTCCCCCGAGCGTTGTTCGAGAAGAAGTTTATCGGCAAGCACTAAAGTACTGTGAAAACACAGGAAAAGCATTAAAAATACTAAAAGAAACAGCACCGCCATATCAGTATGGCTGCTACCCAAAAGCAGAATTAATTTTTGTCTGCCTTCCAAAATCGAACTCACCCGGATCAGAAGATCTACTCTACACCAGGCTTACAAACCTAAAGAAACTTTTGGATAACGGCACTATAACAAAAGAGGAGTTCGAACAACAAAAAGAAAGAATTTTCAAACAATGA
- a CDS encoding cell division protein FtsQ/DivIB: MRDLRQKNQKPVSRNRVKRERIPIDYRGILKKGVRFIRWATVVSLAVLVVYEVYGVVARTTFLRLERIEVSGLKRLTREEVVTQAGVKVGDGMLGLRLRRIGEQLSKIPWVDKVRVRRYFPGSLIVEIAEREPQAIAHMGYLYYLDKGGEPFKPLTVGDSLDYPVITGVTEEDMARDPAGSREALKGALDLIAILNEGAALKMDEVSEIHFDKGFGYTLFALQNGVPVKLGNGQYREKLQRLARIYRELQAQLPNVEYVDLDYGDRIIVKKS; this comes from the coding sequence ATGCGCGACCTTCGTCAAAAAAATCAGAAACCTGTCAGCCGGAATAGGGTCAAGCGGGAACGTATCCCCATCGACTACCGGGGCATCCTGAAAAAAGGGGTGCGGTTCATCCGATGGGCGACAGTCGTATCTCTAGCGGTCCTCGTGGTGTACGAAGTTTATGGGGTGGTGGCGCGCACCACCTTCCTCAGGCTGGAGCGGATCGAGGTGAGCGGCCTGAAGCGACTTACCCGGGAAGAGGTGGTTACTCAGGCGGGGGTGAAGGTCGGCGACGGGATGCTGGGTCTGAGGCTGCGCCGGATCGGAGAGCAACTCTCCAAAATCCCATGGGTGGATAAAGTCCGCGTGAGGCGCTACTTCCCCGGGAGCCTGATTGTAGAGATCGCAGAGCGGGAGCCGCAGGCGATAGCGCACATGGGTTACCTCTACTACCTGGACAAGGGGGGGGAGCCGTTCAAGCCCCTCACGGTTGGCGACTCCCTCGACTACCCGGTGATTACGGGGGTGACCGAGGAGGACATGGCCCGGGACCCGGCGGGGAGCCGGGAGGCGCTCAAGGGAGCACTCGACCTGATAGCGATTCTGAACGAAGGTGCGGCCCTCAAGATGGACGAAGTGTCGGAGATCCACTTCGACAAAGGATTCGGGTATACCCTGTTCGCTCTCCAGAACGGCGTGCCGGTCAAGCTCGGGAACGGCCAGTACAGGGAGAAGCTCCAGCGGCTTGCACGCATCTACCGAGAACTGCAGGCACAGTTACCGAACGTCGAGTATGTCGACCTAGACTACGGCGACAGGATCATAGTGAAAAAATCGTAG
- the ftsA gene encoding cell division protein FtsA has product MSGKRDNLIVGLDIGTTKICAIVGNVTEEGLDIVGIGTSPSRGLRKGVVINIDSTVASIRKAVEEAELMAGCEIRSVYAGIAGGHIRGLNSQGIIAIKNREVSPEDVKRVIEAAKAIAIPMDREVIHILPQEFIIDDQDGIREPLGMSGVRLEAKVHIVTGAVASAQNIIKSCNRAGLDVADIVLEQLASSEAVLSADEKELGVALVDIGGGTTDIAIFVDGAIKHTSVLSLGGNHLTNDIAVGLRTPMAEAEKIKQKYGCCLASLVGKDETIEVPSVGGRKPRVLSRQLLAEILEPRVEEIFTLVNREIVKSGFEDLIASGIVITGGSTILEGMPELAEQVFNLPVRRGTPQNLGGLVDVVNSPVYATGVGLVVYGSKNVGISEFPTTQTDENLFRRVSRRMREWFGEFF; this is encoded by the coding sequence ATGTCCGGCAAAAGGGATAATCTGATCGTAGGACTCGATATAGGAACCACAAAGATCTGCGCCATAGTCGGCAATGTCACTGAAGAAGGCCTTGATATCGTCGGCATCGGCACGAGCCCGTCCCGCGGCCTCCGCAAGGGTGTTGTGATCAATATCGACAGCACCGTCGCATCCATCCGGAAGGCGGTCGAGGAGGCCGAGCTGATGGCCGGCTGCGAAATCAGGTCGGTGTATGCCGGAATAGCGGGGGGGCACATCCGGGGGCTCAACTCCCAGGGGATCATAGCGATCAAGAATCGGGAAGTTTCTCCGGAAGACGTGAAGCGGGTCATCGAAGCTGCAAAAGCCATCGCCATACCGATGGACCGCGAGGTAATACACATACTTCCGCAGGAATTCATCATCGACGATCAGGACGGCATCCGTGAGCCGCTCGGCATGAGCGGGGTCAGGCTCGAAGCAAAAGTCCACATCGTCACCGGCGCAGTGGCAAGCGCACAGAACATCATCAAGTCGTGCAACCGGGCAGGCCTCGACGTTGCCGACATCGTCCTGGAGCAGCTGGCTTCGTCAGAGGCAGTTCTTTCCGCCGATGAAAAGGAGCTTGGAGTGGCGCTGGTGGATATCGGCGGAGGTACCACGGACATCGCCATCTTCGTTGACGGTGCGATCAAGCATACCTCGGTCCTTTCGCTGGGCGGCAACCACCTCACCAACGATATCGCCGTCGGTCTTCGAACCCCGATGGCCGAAGCGGAAAAGATCAAGCAGAAGTACGGCTGCTGCCTGGCCTCGCTGGTAGGTAAAGATGAAACCATCGAAGTCCCAAGCGTGGGGGGCAGAAAGCCCCGCGTCCTCTCCCGGCAGCTTCTTGCCGAGATCCTGGAGCCGCGGGTCGAGGAGATATTCACCCTCGTCAACCGGGAGATAGTGAAATCCGGCTTCGAGGATCTGATAGCGTCGGGCATCGTCATCACCGGCGGCAGCACGATCCTGGAGGGGATGCCCGAGCTCGCCGAGCAGGTCTTCAATCTTCCGGTGCGCAGGGGGACCCCGCAGAACCTGGGGGGGCTGGTGGATGTGGTCAACTCCCCGGTCTACGCCACCGGTGTGGGTCTCGTCGTCTACGGGAGCAAGAATGTCGGGATCAGCGAGTTCCCTACCACCCAGACCGATGAAAACCTGTTCAGGAGGGTGAGTAGGAGGATGAGGGAGTGGTTCGGGGAGTTTTTCTAA
- a CDS encoding type II toxin-antitoxin system CcdA family antitoxin, translated as MQTNFFDSNAPKKSTNLSINSDLLRQAKERRINISQALEQRLVELLREEKSLRWKEENREAIEDYNRRTEAHGTFSDGLRRF; from the coding sequence ATGCAAACGAATTTCTTTGATTCTAACGCCCCTAAAAAATCTACAAACCTTAGCATTAATAGTGACTTGCTTCGCCAGGCCAAGGAACGCCGGATCAATATTTCACAGGCACTGGAACAAAGGCTTGTCGAGTTGTTACGGGAGGAAAAGAGCCTCAGGTGGAAAGAAGAAAACCGCGAGGCCATAGAAGATTACAACCGACGGACTGAAGCTCACGGTACTTTCAGCGACGGCTTGAGGCGCTTCTGA
- a CDS encoding tetratricopeptide repeat protein has product MSIKLSKGKKMIPAGFWRHMYSFLFLILLACAPVSLVLGAELDPKETQKDLADDNQRNPGKKDDRDVPNDSRKLNELAELSRTQGRYLQAESLYKRALELCEQLGKPDNQVCQGRVLNNLGGMYYSQGRYKEAEPIYKRALVIGEAVLGSENPEVATTLTNLASLYSAQGSHAQAEPIFSRALAITEKALGPEHTEVATCLNNLAQHHMSQRHYQQADVLFKRALAIYEKALGSSTTEVGMILNNLATLYANQKLYSEAEPLYNRALEIITKNLNTSHPYLASIYVNMAVLYRSTNRGNLAIQFERRAAVIRTMQ; this is encoded by the coding sequence ATGAGTATAAAACTATCAAAGGGTAAAAAAATGATTCCTGCAGGCTTCTGGCGACATATGTATAGTTTTTTGTTTTTAATTTTATTAGCATGTGCACCTGTTTCTTTGGTGCTTGGTGCGGAATTAGATCCAAAGGAGACCCAAAAGGACCTTGCAGATGACAATCAGAGGAATCCTGGGAAAAAAGACGATCGAGATGTGCCTAACGATTCGAGAAAGCTTAACGAACTAGCAGAGCTTAGCCGCACTCAAGGCCGTTACCTCCAGGCTGAGTCACTTTACAAACGGGCATTGGAACTCTGTGAGCAGCTCGGGAAACCGGACAATCAAGTGTGTCAGGGCAGAGTTCTGAATAACCTCGGAGGCATGTACTACTCCCAGGGCCGATACAAGGAAGCCGAACCAATCTATAAACGCGCACTGGTGATAGGTGAAGCCGTACTTGGGTCAGAAAATCCCGAAGTTGCCACCACGCTGACCAATCTTGCGTCACTTTATTCAGCTCAAGGCTCTCATGCCCAAGCAGAGCCAATATTTAGCCGTGCCTTAGCAATCACTGAAAAGGCACTCGGCCCAGAGCATACTGAAGTGGCTACATGTCTAAACAACTTAGCACAACACCACATGTCCCAACGACATTATCAACAGGCGGATGTGCTTTTTAAACGTGCATTGGCTATTTATGAAAAGGCACTCGGTAGTTCGACTACTGAAGTCGGAATGATATTAAACAACCTTGCCACGCTATACGCTAACCAAAAACTATACTCAGAAGCTGAGCCACTCTATAACCGTGCATTGGAAATTATCACTAAAAACCTTAATACCTCACATCCCTACCTCGCGTCTATATATGTAAATATGGCTGTTTTGTATAGATCAACGAACCGTGGAAATTTAGCGATTCAGTTTGAGCGGCGCGCGGCAGTGATTCGTACAATGCAATGA
- a CDS encoding DUF2277 domain-containing protein produces the protein MCRNIKTLYNFDPPATDDEIHAAALQYVRKIAGFASPSAANEAAFNRAVVEIERTSSELLRSLVTAAPPKNREAEAAKAQARAEKRFRPTGPPER, from the coding sequence GTGTGCAGGAACATCAAAACGCTGTATAACTTCGATCCTCCAGCAACTGACGATGAGATCCACGCAGCGGCGCTCCAATATGTCAGGAAGATAGCAGGTTTTGCCTCGCCTTCCGCGGCGAACGAAGCAGCTTTCAATCGTGCGGTCGTGGAGATTGAAAGGACATCTTCCGAATTGCTCAGGTCGTTAGTGACTGCCGCTCCTCCCAAAAACCGTGAAGCTGAAGCTGCCAAGGCGCAGGCCAGAGCTGAAAAGAGGTTCCGGCCGACCGGGCCTCCGGAGCGATGA
- the ftsZ gene encoding cell division protein FtsZ, giving the protein MFEFDESIDQSAKIKVVGVGGGGGNAINTMIASEINGIEFIVANTDAQALRMSKAPEKIQIGGQLTKGLGAGANPNVGRDAAMEDRQKLAEVLKGSDMVFIACGMGGGTGTGAAPVIAEAAREIGALTVGVVTKPFTREGKQRLAKAEEGIRELKKHVDSLIVIPNDRLLGLAGKSMSIVDAFKPSDDVLRQAVQGISDLITTSGMINVDFADVKAIMGERGMAMMGIGLGAGENRAVDAATRAISSPLLEDIDISGARGVLVNITGSSSMTMDEFDAASRIIHEKVHEDANIIVGLVIDESLGEQIKVTAIATGFGDRFDMERPREEVKKPTPFVSRQEINREIPTFIRERNQRETMVRQRSFMMDDEEQYDIPTFLRKSVD; this is encoded by the coding sequence ATGTTCGAATTTGATGAAAGCATTGACCAGAGCGCGAAGATCAAGGTTGTCGGCGTCGGAGGGGGCGGCGGCAACGCAATCAACACGATGATCGCCAGCGAGATTAACGGCATCGAGTTCATTGTGGCAAATACCGATGCCCAGGCGCTGCGGATGTCGAAGGCACCCGAAAAGATCCAGATCGGCGGGCAGCTCACCAAGGGCCTTGGTGCCGGGGCGAACCCGAACGTCGGCCGTGACGCGGCCATGGAAGACCGGCAGAAGCTGGCGGAAGTCCTCAAGGGCTCCGACATGGTCTTTATCGCATGCGGAATGGGTGGCGGCACCGGTACCGGCGCTGCACCGGTCATTGCCGAAGCGGCCCGCGAGATCGGTGCGCTAACCGTCGGCGTCGTGACCAAGCCATTCACACGCGAGGGGAAGCAGCGTCTGGCCAAGGCGGAAGAAGGGATCAGGGAGCTGAAGAAACACGTAGACTCCCTCATCGTGATCCCCAACGACCGTCTCCTGGGCCTCGCCGGCAAGTCGATGTCCATAGTAGACGCCTTCAAGCCTTCCGATGACGTACTTCGCCAGGCCGTTCAGGGCATTTCGGACCTGATCACCACCTCAGGCATGATCAACGTCGACTTTGCCGACGTGAAGGCGATCATGGGTGAGCGCGGGATGGCAATGATGGGAATCGGCCTCGGTGCCGGGGAAAACCGAGCCGTCGATGCGGCTACCCGCGCCATCTCCAGTCCGCTCCTGGAAGATATCGACATTTCGGGGGCCAGAGGCGTTCTCGTAAACATCACCGGATCTTCCAGCATGACCATGGATGAATTCGATGCAGCCAGCCGTATCATCCACGAGAAGGTGCATGAGGATGCCAACATCATCGTCGGCCTCGTTATCGACGAAAGTCTCGGCGAGCAGATCAAGGTAACCGCGATTGCAACCGGTTTCGGCGATCGGTTCGATATGGAGAGGCCCCGTGAAGAGGTGAAGAAGCCGACTCCCTTCGTATCTCGTCAGGAAATCAACCGTGAGATACCGACATTCATCCGCGAGCGGAACCAGCGTGAGACCATGGTTCGGCAGCGGAGCTTCATGATGGATGATGAGGAGCAATACGATATCCCAACGTTCCTCCGCAAGTCGGTCGATTAA
- a CDS encoding HNH endonuclease: MTFADISFIIGAIVVYGIYDICKSQKANEAKSKKEAEQKVAHEKFMVEYEAKQRAAIKETKSHQERPDDWELRKSYILKRDGYKCVRCGSYQNLHVHHKIPVSARPDHSENNLITLCIRCHGDQGGPGHNSLVPMSVGKQCSKYSFQQIKGRKEYKCDSCGGRIISGQHSYKKSYWYRSVKYSSNKIPDNTIRICEDCLLSFNDYSDKIMRQPR; this comes from the coding sequence ATGACGTTTGCTGACATTTCATTCATTATCGGAGCCATTGTCGTCTATGGTATCTATGACATCTGTAAGAGCCAAAAAGCTAATGAAGCAAAAAGTAAAAAGGAGGCCGAACAGAAGGTAGCTCACGAGAAGTTCATGGTTGAGTATGAGGCAAAACAACGTGCAGCAATAAAGGAAACAAAATCTCATCAAGAAAGGCCAGACGACTGGGAGCTGAGGAAATCTTATATACTGAAGAGAGATGGCTACAAGTGTGTAAGGTGTGGAAGCTACCAGAACCTACACGTACACCACAAAATCCCCGTTTCGGCACGTCCAGATCACTCTGAAAATAATCTGATTACTCTATGCATTCGATGCCACGGAGACCAAGGCGGACCAGGTCATAATAGCTTGGTGCCTATGTCTGTCGGTAAACAATGTAGCAAGTACAGCTTCCAGCAAATAAAGGGCAGAAAGGAATATAAGTGTGATTCCTGCGGCGGAAGGATTATAAGCGGACAGCACTCGTATAAAAAGAGCTATTGGTATCGAAGTGTTAAATACAGCTCAAACAAAATTCCAGACAATACAATTAGAATCTGTGAAGACTGTCTGTTGAGCTTCAATGATTATTCAGACAAAATCATGAGACAACCTCGTTAG
- a CDS encoding metallophosphoesterase gives MTTKNKIKGPLESEDIQFNLHGVKYVQPLQGHIGRIWRIAWSPNGRILATPSSDRTIRLWNTDTGEVLHTLERHGKTVTCVAFDPEGQLLASGSQDYTVKLWEVSSGRLLRTLRRHKESIFDVVFGPKGQLASCSMDGSIILWDIVSGHANKEMDVSDGGLIAIAFDPNSGLLACGGNGGSVRIWNDQDNTLRSFEVIPSGFVTGIAFSPDGSKIACVGSEGNIRLLEVATGQPLLTIEGHTSGITSIKFYADGQLLAAKGWDGVVTVSHCDTGALLAKIPAPTVGTSNLSGIAFHPHIPLLATVASAPDTSAKYADRVVNIWELDVGLLLGQTIIHKITYTSAKVVLVGESNVGKSYLAHRIANGTPPEAGEIKSTHGMKFWPLDPERLCPTAKAPLGQRRDVVIWDMGGQEEYRLIHQLFLHDTTVALVLFNPIRGVTSFKDVETWTKYLDKQLSGRAAIKLLVGAQIDEPCSVIDSNAVQRLCSEHGFAGYFETSAISGRGIPELCVATARAINWEKLGLTSRPALFQLIRDFIETKRKQGDVILYVADLLRLLGDQFSSEDEKKAVNAVTDQLATQGVIARSRVSTGEPVLVLQVQEIERYAGSLILAARNNPRGVPALELRVIAQANFSLPGIAEDDRLPRNQEKPVMECTVQLMLEHGICFEHEGLLIFPTLFAPTSFTTGQELLHAVSLYYDFAGAIDNIYASLVAWLVLAQDFGRVRLWPDRAEFEVKDGGLCGLRKVGRPGGFAHVDVYFETNTPEHLRKEFIDFVEDHLARHGVEIQEHLAITCPCGHRFEEETLRQRIVRGDKDVGCPVCELRHNLTEGAAKARERDPKIKQQTWALRTKIEKLREKSTEQAVQVLETATKTEHSSGPIRLLHLSDLHFDATTPVKARLQWLLDDLKQDGGIDFEELDYLVITGDFTDKACAEGFEKAYDFASQLAQEFSLSAERCVFVPGNHDVTDLVDAYSRRKDSAGLNDGEWMQEGRIVLARDPQKYPLRFKPFSDGFFHKFLQRPYPTDFSEQGMCIPFWESGIQFLALNSCWQIDEFHRKRSGINVEAIARAVNMAQKQENEARESGQLVPDKPLLRIALFHHAVAGAEQMKDLDFLGNLQKNGIKLILHGDVHKMHRDQIGYWHEKRMHVVGSGSFGARAVDRPEASPRLYNAIEISRDLSSARVHTRQQTKPDGPWDGWYEWPDPDGGKGRLPYYDIKF, from the coding sequence GTGACTACCAAAAATAAAATTAAAGGGCCGTTAGAAAGTGAAGACATTCAGTTCAATCTGCATGGCGTTAAATACGTGCAACCGCTACAAGGGCACATAGGGAGGATTTGGCGCATCGCCTGGTCCCCAAATGGTCGAATCCTTGCGACACCTTCATCAGACAGAACAATTCGACTATGGAATACCGATACTGGTGAAGTGCTTCATACGCTTGAGAGACACGGTAAAACTGTTACATGCGTGGCTTTTGACCCAGAAGGGCAGCTGTTAGCCAGCGGGAGTCAAGACTACACCGTTAAATTATGGGAAGTATCTAGCGGCCGATTGCTCCGCACCCTAAGAAGACATAAGGAGTCTATTTTTGATGTTGTTTTCGGGCCAAAAGGACAACTCGCTAGCTGTAGTATGGACGGAAGCATCATACTCTGGGATATAGTAAGCGGACATGCAAATAAAGAAATGGATGTGAGCGATGGAGGTCTTATCGCGATAGCATTTGATCCGAATAGCGGACTCTTGGCGTGCGGGGGGAACGGCGGTTCGGTAAGGATTTGGAATGATCAAGACAATACTTTACGTTCTTTTGAAGTAATTCCAAGTGGATTTGTGACAGGAATTGCATTTAGTCCTGATGGCAGCAAAATAGCGTGTGTTGGCAGCGAAGGAAATATTAGGCTTTTGGAAGTAGCAACAGGCCAACCTTTACTCACCATAGAAGGGCACACTTCCGGTATTACATCCATAAAATTTTATGCCGATGGACAGCTGTTAGCTGCAAAAGGTTGGGACGGTGTTGTTACAGTTTCGCACTGTGATACAGGCGCTCTGCTTGCCAAAATACCTGCACCTACTGTAGGCACATCAAATCTTTCAGGCATTGCTTTTCATCCCCACATTCCCCTGTTAGCCACAGTCGCTTCAGCACCAGATACATCAGCAAAGTACGCAGACAGAGTAGTCAATATCTGGGAATTAGATGTCGGCTTGCTTCTCGGGCAAACCATAATTCATAAAATTACTTATACAAGTGCCAAAGTTGTCTTAGTCGGTGAGAGTAATGTTGGTAAATCATATCTTGCCCATAGGATAGCAAACGGAACACCACCAGAGGCAGGTGAAATCAAAAGCACACATGGCATGAAGTTTTGGCCACTGGATCCAGAACGTCTCTGTCCAACAGCAAAAGCCCCACTAGGCCAGCGACGAGATGTAGTAATATGGGATATGGGTGGGCAGGAAGAATATCGACTGATCCATCAGCTTTTCCTCCACGATACAACCGTTGCGCTTGTACTTTTTAACCCGATTCGAGGAGTAACCTCATTCAAAGATGTGGAGACGTGGACTAAATACTTGGACAAACAACTTTCAGGCCGCGCTGCGATTAAACTACTCGTTGGAGCCCAAATAGATGAACCATGCAGCGTGATTGACAGTAATGCGGTTCAACGCCTCTGTTCAGAACACGGCTTTGCCGGTTATTTTGAGACTAGTGCCATCTCTGGAAGGGGTATACCTGAATTGTGCGTGGCAACGGCTAGAGCCATTAATTGGGAGAAACTCGGCCTGACTAGTCGCCCAGCACTTTTTCAGCTAATCCGTGATTTTATAGAGACTAAGCGCAAGCAAGGCGATGTTATTCTTTATGTGGCTGACTTGCTTCGCCTCCTGGGAGACCAATTTTCATCAGAAGATGAAAAAAAAGCGGTTAATGCCGTAACTGATCAGCTTGCCACTCAGGGTGTAATTGCTCGCTCACGTGTTTCAACTGGTGAGCCAGTTCTGGTTCTGCAAGTTCAAGAAATCGAGCGTTATGCCGGCTCGCTCATATTGGCTGCTCGCAATAACCCCCGTGGAGTGCCTGCGCTGGAACTGAGGGTTATCGCACAGGCTAACTTTTCGCTGCCAGGAATCGCAGAAGATGATCGGCTCCCGCGCAATCAAGAAAAACCAGTAATGGAATGTACTGTTCAGCTTATGCTAGAGCACGGCATATGTTTTGAGCATGAGGGCTTGTTGATTTTTCCGACACTCTTCGCACCCACATCGTTTACAACAGGGCAAGAACTTCTTCATGCTGTGTCCCTCTATTATGATTTTGCTGGGGCAATCGACAATATTTACGCTTCGCTGGTAGCATGGCTGGTTCTTGCGCAGGACTTTGGTCGGGTGCGGTTATGGCCAGATCGAGCGGAGTTCGAAGTCAAGGATGGCGGCCTTTGTGGCTTACGTAAAGTCGGAAGGCCTGGTGGGTTTGCCCATGTGGACGTATATTTCGAGACTAACACACCCGAACACCTACGTAAGGAATTTATTGATTTTGTTGAGGATCATTTGGCAAGACATGGTGTGGAAATACAGGAGCACCTTGCGATTACCTGCCCCTGCGGACACAGGTTTGAAGAGGAAACTTTAAGGCAACGCATCGTTCGTGGTGACAAAGATGTGGGCTGCCCGGTTTGCGAACTGCGGCACAATCTGACTGAAGGTGCTGCAAAGGCTCGCGAGCGCGATCCAAAGATCAAACAACAAACGTGGGCACTAAGAACCAAAATAGAAAAACTCCGCGAAAAGTCAACGGAACAAGCGGTGCAAGTATTGGAAACAGCAACTAAAACAGAGCATTCCTCAGGGCCAATTCGACTTTTGCACCTAAGCGACCTACATTTCGACGCGACTACCCCTGTTAAGGCACGATTGCAATGGTTGCTAGATGACCTTAAACAAGATGGCGGCATTGATTTCGAGGAACTTGACTATCTCGTCATTACCGGAGATTTTACTGATAAAGCCTGTGCAGAGGGCTTTGAGAAGGCATATGATTTCGCATCTCAGCTTGCTCAAGAGTTCAGCTTATCCGCTGAGCGATGTGTTTTTGTGCCGGGCAATCATGACGTGACTGACCTTGTAGATGCATACTCTCGTAGGAAGGATAGCGCGGGACTGAATGATGGCGAATGGATGCAGGAGGGGAGAATTGTGCTCGCCCGTGATCCGCAAAAGTACCCGCTGCGCTTTAAACCATTTTCCGATGGGTTTTTCCACAAGTTCCTTCAACGACCCTATCCTACTGACTTTTCCGAACAAGGCATGTGTATTCCTTTCTGGGAGTCGGGTATCCAATTTTTGGCACTTAATTCATGTTGGCAGATTGATGAGTTCCATAGAAAGCGCTCGGGTATTAACGTGGAGGCCATAGCACGGGCCGTCAATATGGCTCAAAAGCAGGAGAATGAAGCACGGGAATCAGGGCAACTTGTTCCGGATAAACCCCTTTTGCGTATTGCGTTGTTCCACCATGCGGTTGCAGGCGCGGAGCAAATGAAAGACTTGGATTTTCTTGGTAATTTGCAAAAGAATGGCATCAAATTGATACTTCATGGTGATGTACATAAAATGCATCGTGACCAAATCGGATATTGGCACGAGAAGAGAATGCATGTAGTAGGTTCTGGAAGCTTCGGCGCACGAGCAGTGGACCGACCAGAGGCATCGCCGCGGTTGTACAATGCTATCGAAATTAGTCGCGATTTAAGCAGTGCTCGAGTGCATACAAGGCAGCAAACCAAGCCGGACGGCCCATGGGATGGATGGTATGAATGGCCTGACCCAGATGGCGGCAAGGGACGCCTACCATATTATGACATCAAGTTTTGA
- a CDS encoding D-alanine--D-alanine ligase, giving the protein MGKEYMKEKKIGVLMGGLSAEREVSLKSGAAVHKALIARGYDAVAIDVGRDLPQALVREGVEVAFICLHGRYGEDGTVQGLLELMDIPYTGSGLLASALAMNKVYAKRVFAAAGLTVAPYKVFRRGWAFRPDSLGFSLPVVIKPSQEGSSVGVSIVREPDQAAEALKLAFSYDDEILVEQFIKGREIQVGILEERALGAIEIVPKREFYDFEAKYTAGMAEHILPAPLPEDLYAKVLAAGEEAHRALGCSGYSRVDFLVTEEGECYLLEVNTLPGMTALSLLPEIAGGAGIGFEDLVERILTSASLKIKL; this is encoded by the coding sequence ATGGGCAAGGAATACATGAAAGAGAAGAAAATCGGAGTGCTGATGGGGGGGCTGTCGGCGGAGCGGGAAGTGTCGCTGAAGAGCGGAGCCGCCGTTCACAAAGCCCTCATCGCCCGGGGCTACGACGCCGTCGCTATCGACGTGGGGCGCGACCTTCCCCAGGCCCTCGTAAGGGAGGGGGTAGAAGTCGCCTTCATATGCCTGCACGGCCGCTATGGCGAAGACGGCACGGTTCAGGGGCTCCTTGAGCTGATGGACATTCCCTACACCGGATCGGGATTGCTGGCGAGTGCGCTAGCCATGAACAAGGTTTACGCCAAGCGAGTATTTGCGGCAGCCGGGCTCACGGTTGCTCCGTACAAGGTGTTCCGCCGCGGCTGGGCCTTCAGGCCCGATTCTCTGGGATTTTCTCTTCCGGTGGTGATCAAGCCCTCTCAAGAGGGGTCTTCTGTCGGTGTTTCCATCGTACGGGAGCCGGACCAGGCTGCCGAGGCGCTGAAGCTTGCTTTTTCGTACGATGACGAGATCCTCGTGGAACAGTTCATCAAGGGGCGCGAAATACAGGTGGGAATTCTTGAGGAACGTGCTCTCGGAGCAATAGAGATCGTGCCGAAGCGCGAATTCTACGACTTCGAGGCGAAGTACACGGCCGGGATGGCGGAGCACATCCTGCCGGCACCACTTCCTGAAGATCTCTACGCCAAAGTCCTCGCTGCAGGTGAAGAAGCTCATCGGGCGCTGGGATGCAGCGGATACAGCAGGGTCGATTTCCTCGTGACCGAAGAGGGGGAGTGCTACCTCCTGGAGGTGAACACACTGCCGGGAATGACGGCCCTGAGCCTTCTGCCGGAGATCGCCGGCGGGGCGGGGATCGGATTTGAAGATCTTGTCGAGCGCATTCTTACGTCGGCTTCACTCAAAATAAAACTGTAG